ACTAGTCATAGCTTAACACTTCTGTGCTCTACAATGTCTTCTAAAGCATTTCTGAGGAAAGAAATATTAGGGTCTGTATTTCCTTTTCAATGCGGATATAGACAAACTGTTGTATTTCAGGTGGTTACAACTGTACTTTCTACCTAATCTGCTGATTTGTTTGACAAAAGAAACTAAacgaaagaaggaaaaaaaacagtAAGCAAATGTTACAAAAGTTAACTGAATACTAACCTGGAATGAGTTACCCAATGATTTATATCTCTCAGCCTGAGAAGTAGCACCACCTCTAGTATGATTCCTAGGATAACCCAGCATTAGTTCTACCTCCTCGGGCAAAAGTGGAGCAACACTGTTTTTCGCTGTCCAAACGAAGTTCCATTTTCGACATTTGTTAAGAACTCGCTTTTGAATATGTTCAGGAGGGTCTCCTTGCCAGCCTTCGAGGTCTTTCCGTATCCTCTCTGTCTCTAGCGCACTTCCGTAACATGTAAGTAGGCAGTTGAACTGTTTTCTGACATCCCAAGAAGGCCACCATCTAGATGACAGTGGTAAAGCCTCTGCAATTGTCAATGGAGGAATCGGAAGTAAGGGAAATCTGTTATCAGTTGGAAGGTTATGGATGTATCCCCTTTTTCGTGCAGCTGCACAGAAGTATTTAGAATCCACAAATTCCGGTTCAATGTTGAACAGGGACCGAGAAATGCTACTCCAAGCGCCTTTTGGAGCAAGAGCCACATTTTCGAAGTAAAAGTAAGGAGGGCCAATAGCTACATCCGGCAGCTTCCTCTTAAACCCAATTCTTGGATGCCCTGGAACCCCAAATCCATTCATTAGTTGGGGGATCTTTATAAAATCATCTTCAACAGGTGACAGATATCTTTTCCTCTTCTCCATTTCTTCCTTTCTACTGCTTCTCCAAGCCCTTATCTCTCTTCCCCGATGAAATTCCTGTTTAACGAGCTTCTTTTTCTTGACATCAGGAGGACCACGGCCCTCAAGAGGTAGTTCACGCGGATGATCAGAAGTTGGCTCTGCCATTTGAGCAGCAGATATAAAATCCATAAGATCTGCAATAGAGGTATCTGGATCTGGAATGACCATAAAGCTGAGAAATATTAGAATGATGGAACAAAAACCCTGTAAATCAGTATACTGAATGTTGAAAGATGTTCATGGAAGTAGCTAAAACCAGTAGTAAACTATATCGCCATTTATTTTTATGACATGAGTGAGCCTCATAAAACACGAGTTGATGTGCAGGTGAACCTCATACAACATGAATCTAATGCAGCGAATGCATACCAGATGAGTTGATGGCAGCTGAAACTTCGCCGATGGAGAATCCCATAGCCACTAACTGCATCATTTTTGTCTCAGGCACAGATTCCtgggagaaaaaaaaaatatcaagcacCTTCATTTGAGAATAATGAGAGCATATTGAACAATAAAAGTAGTTCGAATAAAGTCATTAATATGAAAAATACCTCATTTTGGAGACAGCTCTCTGCGTCTGAAAAATCCGAAAGGTCGTCAAGACTATCCCATTCAAATTCTGGAGAACTTGAATGGGAAAGGACAGGTTCACCTTGTGAAGCACATTCTTCAGGAGCCTGCAAATGTAACTGTCAGGAAATGCTACGAGTACAATAAAGAATAGGAAATATCTAAAATCCAGTTTATATCAAAGATGCTTAATGTCAAATCTCACAACTACGACAGATGAATCTATTAGAAAACAAAGTAACGTAGGACACCTTATTATTCAAACACTACAACTAAATGTTCTGGAAAATGAATCCAGACCTATTATAAAAAGAACCAGATAATAGGATTTGGTTCTTACACAAGTAGATAATGATATGTGTGGACTTATGCTTACAGCTAAAATGATCGATTGACCTAAGCGACCACAAACCAAAAAACACATGATACGAATCTGGCACCTCGAAGATCGTGCAGAAAAGTCACCTATTTGAAACCTCAATGTTAAGACAAACAAAAGAGTGACTCTGTCTATGAGGCAGATGCCAATTCAAATTGTCGTTTTATCATCCCTACGGACTACCCACTACAAATAATACGCATGAAGATCTAGACAGATGTTGATGCGCTGGAGCGAACCTAAGATGATG
The nucleotide sequence above comes from Papaver somniferum cultivar HN1 chromosome 8, ASM357369v1, whole genome shotgun sequence. Encoded proteins:
- the LOC113304032 gene encoding DNA (cytosine-5)-methyltransferase DRM2-like → MDDTDSSDSWDFQDEDGPCFSSNGSNSVIPSRGASMCGAEGSTSNQSRSKAISHFTEMGFSEDLVIKTVDEKGEENTEAILETLLAYTAPEECASQGEPVLSHSSSPEFEWDSLDDLSDFSDAESCLQNEESVPETKMMQLVAMGFSIGEVSAAINSSDPDTSIADLMDFISAAQMAEPTSDHPRELPLEGRGPPDVKKKKLVKQEFHRGREIRAWRSSRKEEMEKRKRYLSPVEDDFIKIPQLMNGFGVPGHPRIGFKRKLPDVAIGPPYFYFENVALAPKGAWSSISRSLFNIEPEFVDSKYFCAAARKRGYIHNLPTDNRFPLLPIPPLTIAEALPLSSRWWPSWDVRKQFNCLLTCYGSALETERIRKDLEGWQGDPPEHIQKRVLNKCRKWNFVWTAKNSVAPLLPEEVELMLGYPRNHTRGGATSQAERYKSLGNSFQVNTVAFHLSVLKNRYPNGISVLSLFSGIGGAEIALHQLGIPLRFVVAVEISEVSRNIFRGWWENTDQKGILIDNINDVTMLTANKIEKLVDYSGGFDLVIGGSPCNNLTGSNRWHRDGLDGKQSVLFYDYCRVLNTVKRLVREN